Proteins encoded within one genomic window of Equus przewalskii isolate Varuska chromosome 3, EquPr2, whole genome shotgun sequence:
- the CCL22 gene encoding C-C motif chemokine 22 has translation MASLQTPLLAALILLAMVIPATQAGPYGANVEDSVCCRDHIRHPVPGRMVKYYYWTSDSCRRPGVVLLTLRGREICADPRQPWVKKILQKLDK, from the exons ATGGCCAGCCTACAGACCCCGCTCCTGGCTGCCCTCATCCTCCTCGCTATGGTAATTCCAGCAACCCAGGCAG GCCCTTACGGCGCCAATGTGGAGGACAGCGTCTGCTGCCGCGACCACATCCGTCACCCCGTGCCCGGGCGAATGGTGAAATACTACTATTGGACTTCAGACTCCTGCCGGAGACCTGGCGTCGT CCTGCTAACCCTCAGGGGCCGGGAGATCTGCGCTGACCCCAGACAGCCCTGGGTGAAGAAGATTCTCCAGAAGCTGGACAAGTGA
- the CX3CL1 gene encoding fractalkine isoform X1, with the protein MQSQPHLCSLATSEASLLFPPPLCLRGRAGGGGSLEPIIEKGRSGGRRSGIGIAELQQTQQTGCLPWHRLDPRLPATMAPGSLSWLLSWATLCHLTMLLAGTSVGSGQQHGVKKCIFTCNKMTSEIRLHRLVRYQRNQESCDKPAIIFETKGHRNFCADPKERWVQEAMEHLDRQAAVTTQNGGTFEKQIGLSEPRTAPVTRGVDRSAVSEPKATEESSSQEAQRALGTSPELLMGAAGFWGTTSLSTSKPPDAGVPAGPKKTELLNTAAVTTATSWQSSAASQPESGLWAEGKSSEGPSTQAPSTQTPSTQAPSTQTLLTRAPSTQTPSTQTPSTQTLPTQAPSTQTLPTQAPSTQTLSTQAPTVSHTAQEDSVGPEGQSVSVKRQNLMPENSLGSMEMDPISAHTEAFRGPGSMPHVSLTPVFSDGAPSREPVASGSWAPKAKEPIHATVDPQRLGIIITPVPDSQAATRRQAVGLLAFLGLLFCLGVAMFAYQSFQSCPHKLVGDVVERLHYIPRSCASNSYVLVPV; encoded by the exons ATGCAGAGCCAGCCCCACCTCTGTTCCTTGGCAACATCCGAGGCTTCCTTGCTCTTCCCCCCGCCCCTCTGCCTGCGGGGGCGGGCGGGAGGCGGAGGCAGCCTGGAGCCCATTATAGAAAAGGGCCGCTCAGGCGGGAGGCGAAGCGGCATCGGCATCGCTGAGCTCCAGCAAACACAGCAGACCGGTTGCCTGCCCTGGCACCGCCTGGACCCCCGCCTGCCTGCAACCATGGCTCCTGGCTCTCTCTCCTGGCTGCTTAGCTGGGCTACCCTCTGCCATCTGACCATGCTCCTGGCCG GGACCTCTGTGGGCTCAGGGCAGCAACATGGTGTGAAGAAATGCATCTTCACGTGCAACAAGATGACCTCGGAGATCCGCCTGCATCGTCTGGTCCGCTATCAACGAAATCAGGAGTCGTGTGACAAACCTGCCATCAT CTTCGAGACCAAGGGGCACAGAAATTTTTGTGCCGACCCAAAGGAGAGGTGGGTTCAGGAAGCCATGGAACATCTAGATCGCCAGGCTGCTGTTACGACTCAAAACGGCGGCACATTCGAGAAGCAAATCGGCCTGAGTGAGCCTAGGACTGCCCCGGTCACCAGGGGAGTGGACAGGTCTGCGGTCTCAGAGCCCAAAGCCACAGAGGAAAGCAGTAGCCAGGAGGCACAGAGGGCCTTGGGGACTTCCCCAGAGCTGCTGATGGGAGCGGCTGGTTTCTGGGGGACCACATCCCTCTCCACTTCAAAGCCTCCGGATGCAGGGGTTCCAGCTGGACCCAAGAAAACTGAGCTGCTCAACACAGCTGCTGTCACCACCGCCACATCTTGGCAGAGTTCTGCTGCCTCCCAACCTGAGTCAGGCCTCTGGGCTGAGGGAAAGTCCTCTGAGGGCCCCTCCACACAGGCCCCCTCCACCCAGACCCCCTCCACCCAGGCCCCCTCCACCCAGACCCTCCTCACCAGGGCCCCCTCCACCCAGACCCCCTCCACCCAGACCCCCTCCACCCAGaccctccccacccaggccccctCCACCCAGaccctccccacccaggccccctCCACCCAGACCCTCTCTACCCAGGCTCCCACCGTTTCACACACAGCCCAGGAGGACAGTGTTGGACCTGAAGGCCAATCCGTGTCGGTCAAGAGACAGAATCTCATGCCAGAGAACTCTCTAGGGTCCATGGAGATGGATCCCATTTCAGCTCACACGGAGGCTTTCAGGGGGCCTGGAAGCATGCCCCATGTCTCCTTGACCCCTGTCTTCTCTGATGGGGCCCCCAGCAGGGAGCCAGTGGCCTCAGGCAGCTGGGCCCCCAAGGCCAAGGAGCCCATCCATGCCACCGTGGACCCCCAAAGGCTAGGCATCATCATCACTCCTGTCCCCGACTCCCAGGCGGCCACTCGGAGGCAGGCAGTCGGGCTGCTGGCCTTCCTTggcctcctcttctgcctggGGGTGGCCATGTTTGCCTACCAGAGTTTCCAGAGCTGCCCCCACAAGCTAGTGGGGGACGTGGTGGAAAGGCTTCATTACATCCCCCGGAGCTGTGCCAGTAACTCGTACGTCCTGGTGCCGGTGTGA
- the CX3CL1 gene encoding fractalkine isoform X2 translates to MQSQPHLCSLATSEASLLFPPPLCLRGRAGGGGSLEPIIEKGRSGGRRSGIGIAELQQTQQTGCLPWHRLDPRLPATMAPGSLSWLLSWATLCHLTMLLAGQQHGVKKCIFTCNKMTSEIRLHRLVRYQRNQESCDKPAIIFETKGHRNFCADPKERWVQEAMEHLDRQAAVTTQNGGTFEKQIGLSEPRTAPVTRGVDRSAVSEPKATEESSSQEAQRALGTSPELLMGAAGFWGTTSLSTSKPPDAGVPAGPKKTELLNTAAVTTATSWQSSAASQPESGLWAEGKSSEGPSTQAPSTQTPSTQAPSTQTLLTRAPSTQTPSTQTPSTQTLPTQAPSTQTLPTQAPSTQTLSTQAPTVSHTAQEDSVGPEGQSVSVKRQNLMPENSLGSMEMDPISAHTEAFRGPGSMPHVSLTPVFSDGAPSREPVASGSWAPKAKEPIHATVDPQRLGIIITPVPDSQAATRRQAVGLLAFLGLLFCLGVAMFAYQSFQSCPHKLVGDVVERLHYIPRSCASNSYVLVPV, encoded by the exons ATGCAGAGCCAGCCCCACCTCTGTTCCTTGGCAACATCCGAGGCTTCCTTGCTCTTCCCCCCGCCCCTCTGCCTGCGGGGGCGGGCGGGAGGCGGAGGCAGCCTGGAGCCCATTATAGAAAAGGGCCGCTCAGGCGGGAGGCGAAGCGGCATCGGCATCGCTGAGCTCCAGCAAACACAGCAGACCGGTTGCCTGCCCTGGCACCGCCTGGACCCCCGCCTGCCTGCAACCATGGCTCCTGGCTCTCTCTCCTGGCTGCTTAGCTGGGCTACCCTCTGCCATCTGACCATGCTCCTGGCCG GGCAGCAACATGGTGTGAAGAAATGCATCTTCACGTGCAACAAGATGACCTCGGAGATCCGCCTGCATCGTCTGGTCCGCTATCAACGAAATCAGGAGTCGTGTGACAAACCTGCCATCAT CTTCGAGACCAAGGGGCACAGAAATTTTTGTGCCGACCCAAAGGAGAGGTGGGTTCAGGAAGCCATGGAACATCTAGATCGCCAGGCTGCTGTTACGACTCAAAACGGCGGCACATTCGAGAAGCAAATCGGCCTGAGTGAGCCTAGGACTGCCCCGGTCACCAGGGGAGTGGACAGGTCTGCGGTCTCAGAGCCCAAAGCCACAGAGGAAAGCAGTAGCCAGGAGGCACAGAGGGCCTTGGGGACTTCCCCAGAGCTGCTGATGGGAGCGGCTGGTTTCTGGGGGACCACATCCCTCTCCACTTCAAAGCCTCCGGATGCAGGGGTTCCAGCTGGACCCAAGAAAACTGAGCTGCTCAACACAGCTGCTGTCACCACCGCCACATCTTGGCAGAGTTCTGCTGCCTCCCAACCTGAGTCAGGCCTCTGGGCTGAGGGAAAGTCCTCTGAGGGCCCCTCCACACAGGCCCCCTCCACCCAGACCCCCTCCACCCAGGCCCCCTCCACCCAGACCCTCCTCACCAGGGCCCCCTCCACCCAGACCCCCTCCACCCAGACCCCCTCCACCCAGaccctccccacccaggccccctCCACCCAGaccctccccacccaggccccctCCACCCAGACCCTCTCTACCCAGGCTCCCACCGTTTCACACACAGCCCAGGAGGACAGTGTTGGACCTGAAGGCCAATCCGTGTCGGTCAAGAGACAGAATCTCATGCCAGAGAACTCTCTAGGGTCCATGGAGATGGATCCCATTTCAGCTCACACGGAGGCTTTCAGGGGGCCTGGAAGCATGCCCCATGTCTCCTTGACCCCTGTCTTCTCTGATGGGGCCCCCAGCAGGGAGCCAGTGGCCTCAGGCAGCTGGGCCCCCAAGGCCAAGGAGCCCATCCATGCCACCGTGGACCCCCAAAGGCTAGGCATCATCATCACTCCTGTCCCCGACTCCCAGGCGGCCACTCGGAGGCAGGCAGTCGGGCTGCTGGCCTTCCTTggcctcctcttctgcctggGGGTGGCCATGTTTGCCTACCAGAGTTTCCAGAGCTGCCCCCACAAGCTAGTGGGGGACGTGGTGGAAAGGCTTCATTACATCCCCCGGAGCTGTGCCAGTAACTCGTACGTCCTGGTGCCGGTGTGA
- the CX3CL1 gene encoding fractalkine isoform X3: MEHLDRQAAVTTQNGGTFEKQIGLSEPRTAPVTRGVDRSAVSEPKATEESSSQEAQRALGTSPELLMGAAGFWGTTSLSTSKPPDAGVPAGPKKTELLNTAAVTTATSWQSSAASQPESGLWAEGKSSEGPSTQAPSTQTPSTQAPSTQTLLTRAPSTQTPSTQTPSTQTLPTQAPSTQTLPTQAPSTQTLSTQAPTVSHTAQEDSVGPEGQSVSVKRQNLMPENSLGSMEMDPISAHTEAFRGPGSMPHVSLTPVFSDGAPSREPVASGSWAPKAKEPIHATVDPQRLGIIITPVPDSQAATRRQAVGLLAFLGLLFCLGVAMFAYQSFQSCPHKLVGDVVERLHYIPRSCASNSYVLVPV, from the coding sequence ATGGAACATCTAGATCGCCAGGCTGCTGTTACGACTCAAAACGGCGGCACATTCGAGAAGCAAATCGGCCTGAGTGAGCCTAGGACTGCCCCGGTCACCAGGGGAGTGGACAGGTCTGCGGTCTCAGAGCCCAAAGCCACAGAGGAAAGCAGTAGCCAGGAGGCACAGAGGGCCTTGGGGACTTCCCCAGAGCTGCTGATGGGAGCGGCTGGTTTCTGGGGGACCACATCCCTCTCCACTTCAAAGCCTCCGGATGCAGGGGTTCCAGCTGGACCCAAGAAAACTGAGCTGCTCAACACAGCTGCTGTCACCACCGCCACATCTTGGCAGAGTTCTGCTGCCTCCCAACCTGAGTCAGGCCTCTGGGCTGAGGGAAAGTCCTCTGAGGGCCCCTCCACACAGGCCCCCTCCACCCAGACCCCCTCCACCCAGGCCCCCTCCACCCAGACCCTCCTCACCAGGGCCCCCTCCACCCAGACCCCCTCCACCCAGACCCCCTCCACCCAGaccctccccacccaggccccctCCACCCAGaccctccccacccaggccccctCCACCCAGACCCTCTCTACCCAGGCTCCCACCGTTTCACACACAGCCCAGGAGGACAGTGTTGGACCTGAAGGCCAATCCGTGTCGGTCAAGAGACAGAATCTCATGCCAGAGAACTCTCTAGGGTCCATGGAGATGGATCCCATTTCAGCTCACACGGAGGCTTTCAGGGGGCCTGGAAGCATGCCCCATGTCTCCTTGACCCCTGTCTTCTCTGATGGGGCCCCCAGCAGGGAGCCAGTGGCCTCAGGCAGCTGGGCCCCCAAGGCCAAGGAGCCCATCCATGCCACCGTGGACCCCCAAAGGCTAGGCATCATCATCACTCCTGTCCCCGACTCCCAGGCGGCCACTCGGAGGCAGGCAGTCGGGCTGCTGGCCTTCCTTggcctcctcttctgcctggGGGTGGCCATGTTTGCCTACCAGAGTTTCCAGAGCTGCCCCCACAAGCTAGTGGGGGACGTGGTGGAAAGGCTTCATTACATCCCCCGGAGCTGTGCCAGTAACTCGTACGTCCTGGTGCCGGTGTGA